In Mus caroli chromosome 16, CAROLI_EIJ_v1.1, whole genome shotgun sequence, the sequence CAGTAGTCTCTCTCCATCGCTGGGCTGGGAGCAAGGAGCAGTGACTCCCAGGGAAAGAGGTAGGTGACTAGAGGTTGCTAGTCAGGGCAGTGGCCAAGGCTGGGCTGAGACCCTTGTCACTCTCAGTGGAAGAAGAAGGATTCTGGGGACTCTGATTATCAGGTTTTCTGTAGACTTGGTGGTCTTATCTAGGGAAATGGAGAGTCCCAGAGTCCCCAGATTTGTGGGACTTAGAAAGGGGGAATCTGGGGCTAGGTCTGTGTAGTCGCAGGTTTATGGGCAGTACCAGACATTAAGAGCACAGAGGGTCTCCAACAAAGGATACAGTAAGGAGAATCTGAGGTTCCTATGCCTGGAAACCTCAAAGGGAGACAGATGCCCTACAAACAAGATCTGCCCTCCTCATGTAAGACTTCCAGGATTCCTCAAAGATGCCTCTGACTCTACCCAGACCTGCATCAGTGCTAGGACCCAATTTCCCATCTCCTCTGCAGGTCCTAAAGCTGTCTAGCTGGCATGGCAGCTCCAGTGTCTCTGAGGGCCACAGGGGGTCCAGTCCTGCAGGGCACATCCTAGTCCTTGGACAGCTGGACAGCCTGCCATCGTGCTCCCACCAGCCGGGCCAGATCCCAGGCCACCGTTCACCATGGGCGGCTGCTTCTCCAAGCCCAAGCCAGGTACCTCCCCTTCTCTGacagcctccccctccctctgtacTTCACCAACCTCCAAAGTAGGTCAGGCTAGGCAGGAGCCCAGAATGCTAATGCACTGCAGGCAAGAAGGGTAAAAACCTAGGAAGGCTCTCCTGGACTCCTCTCCTGTAGCATCCCCCTTTTTATTTGGGACTTTGGGTGTTAGTGGTGGGGACAACAGctaatccttcttagaaagttGAGTCTAGAAGGTTCCTCTTACACTGCGCATTGCTAAGGGCTACTTCTCCATTCTGGAGAAGAGAGGCTTTGGGGGATGTTCTTAGCCACAGTGTAAcctctttgagcctcagtttccctctctaTAGAATAGAGCTGaacactgccctcttctggtgactgACAGGGTATCGTGGACAGGTCCCTACTCTTATCATCCTGTGACATATCGGACATCATCTTGGCTTCTCTGGGCCTCATctcctgttttgtgtttttgtttgggttttgtcttttgagacaagatctcactatgtagaccaggctggtctcatactcacagagatcctcctgcctgtgtcttgcaagtgctaggatgaaaggcatgtaccactcctctgtcttctccatgTATATAGGAAATCTTGCCTAGCCCTAGAAACTCCAGCCAGGGGTAGGATCATTCCAAGGTACGACAGTACTTAGGATCTGCCCTGCCAGGGGACTCATGCCTTTGGGTTTCTCCCTCAGTCTGCACATTCCTTCTACCCTAGTCATAACATTCAGGAAGCAGGACCTGTAGCCATGACAGGGATGCAGAAACTGAGGACTTCAGAGCCCAGTGagtgccccacccacccagcttGCCCTGGCTGGCTCACTCTGCCAGCTTGCTCAGCTCTCCTTACCTGATACCCGTCAGCTCGGTTACCTTGGGACTCATAagacttctcttcctttcttgggTCTGAGGTAGGACTTGGGGGAGAACACGGAGCTGTGACCCACCCACTGGCAGTATTGGTGGGGATTGTCCGTCCTCGCCTGAGTCTATGCCAGATCCTACAGCCTCTGCCATAGGTGCCCACTGTCtttgtctcagtttcttcataGAGTGGACAGGAATGTGCCTGCAAGATCCCATGGGAGTCCCATACTGGGCACCTGAGGGACTGCTTGGCTGGCAGGACATGGTGGGGGACAAGATGCCATTCAGTCTCAACGAGCTGGCCTAATCAGGGACCCCTGACTCAGCACTTCAGATCTGGAGCTAGCCATTATCCCCTGACCTGAATCTTGTCAGTttgcttttgtaattttattttaagataagatttcatctagcccaggctggccccagactcacTATGGGTTTGAAAATGATCTTAACTTAACAGCCTCCTACCCCCCTCACTGGTGCTGGAACTGCAGGAGTGTACAATTATAATCACTTTTACTTAgtactggggatagaacccaaAGCTTTGGAAATGCCAGGCAAACATTCTTCCAGTTAggatgtttgttttatttaaaaaaaaattttaaagacttatttattttatgtatgtgagtacattgttgctctcCTCAGACGTattagaagaaggcatcagatctcattacagatggttgtaagcaccatgtggttgctgggaattgaactcaggacctctggaagagcagtcagtgctcttaaccactgagccatctctccagccctgttttttaaatttttatttttaatttttaatcatttaaattttgtgtgtgtgtgtgtgcgtgtgtgtgtgtgtgcgtgcgtgtgtgcgtgtgcatgtgtgtgcgtgagtgaaTGGaggtgcatgcagaggtcagaagaaacaGATGCCCTTGGACTAGGGTTATGGGCTGTTCTGAGCCTCCTGGCTGCTGGAACTCAAACTCAGCTTCTCTAGAAGAATAGTATGTGCTCCagcactggttttgttttgttttgtttgtttgtttgtttatttttgttttataaaatgagcaTTTTTGCCTTCGTGTATCTAAATGCATAGCATGTGTGcaatgcctgtagaggccagaagaattcATCTGACCGCCTGAACCTGGAGGTACACATGGTTAACTGTGAGccatggtgtgggtgctgggaatcaaggtgggttctctgcaaaagcagcaaataCCCTTGACCTCTGAGCTGTCCtcaccccttcctttcctttcactaAAAGACAGcgtttactatgtagccctgaatgacctagaactcaccacttagaccaggctgatcttgattGTATTGtgagcctcccatgtgctgggattacagacttgagCCAGCATAcccattttatgttttaaaaactttgtgTTTTAAGGAATgagaagtttattttggcttacaatttGAGGGTCACATTCTGTCATGGTGAAGGCCTGGCTGCAGACAGCTCTGTGGCGGAGAGAACATTCAAcggctctctttctctttctccaggaaCTTACTGTTCTGCTCTGGGCTGGTCTCAAAGTGTCTGGCTATTCTTACTGCCCAGAGACAACGTTCAAACTTGGGGTCTTTAAAGTCTTGGTGGTGTGGCCAGGGGCTGATGACCGCACTCTGGTCCTCCGTCTCCCCATGTAGAATACAGGGTGGCTCGCCTGACTCTGACCCTGGCATGCAGGAGCACTTGTaactgtgattgttttcttcctttctgaggtGGATTCTGGGTTGCGGCCCCAGGCTCAGGCTCTAGTGGGGGCTTGGCTCAGGGAGCTTCAGGATGTAGGTATGAGAGTGAGGCATGAATGGAGCAGTGGTCAGCAGGGCCCATGAAGAGACCAGAGCAAATGGAAGACCTTTGTGTAAATTCTCCCCTATCTCTGCCACTCTTTGTGGCTGTGTCTTAGTGATAGCAGCATTTGCCTCCTGAGTCCCTCCTGtcttgttcttgagacagggcttcGCCGTacagctctagctggcctggaacttgctttgtagaccatgctggctttgaagtcacagacctgcctgcttctgtcacccgagtgctgggattaaagtcgtgcattTCTGacagttcttttttcttcctaagaCTTTCAGCCAGTTGCTTACCTGTGTCAGAACTGTTACAagtggctgaggagatggctcagtaaatatGGTACCTACCACACAAACATCAGGATCTGGGTTCAAATACCCAGAGCCCACATGAAAGCCAggagtagccgggcgtggtggcgcacgcctttaatcccagcccttggtaggcagaggcaggcggatttatgagttcgaggccagcctggtctacaaagtgagttccaggacagccagggctacacagagaaaccctgtttcaaaaaacaaaaacaaaaaaagctagttttggggctggggagagacaGGTAATGTAGCCAAGTAGCCAGTCATGAGGTCTAGAGTCAGTGGGAGatttcctgtctcaaaaaaagaggggagagaggttggggatttagctcagtggtagagcgcttgcctagcaagcgcaaggccctgggttcagtcctcagctctggggaaaaaaaaagagagagaggaggggttggagggataAAGACTTCTGACACCAACTGCTGGCCTTCACACGTACTCacagatatatgtgtgtacaccCCTCTAAAACCTGTGCTCacgtgtgcatgcgtgcgcgcacacacacacacactcctaccccCATCTTAAATGCCCAGCCAcacactattaaaaacaaaaacaaaaaaccaaagagctAATAGGAAGTACAGTTCtcttgatctgtctgtctgtctgccttttatTGGGCTTTTGCTCTTTGTCATGTCTTCCAGTAAGTTCAGAGCTAGCTGATAAATCTCTCTTACCAGAGCTGGGATAGGATGCTCAGTAGTTAGAATGACCACTGAAGATGGCAGAGACCCTGTGTTTAATCCCTagcaccaaaaccaaaccacacccccccaccacacacacacacacaatcccaaaCCACTATTGTAGTTTCCACAATAGAGCTTTTGTCCCGGTTACATGTACGATCAGCGCATGGGCAGTGCTCCTCGTCCTTCCCTACcccttttttgaggcagggtctcacgctataactcaggctggcctggaattaacAATGAAGCCCAGGCTTACCCTGAGCTCTTGGCAGTTTTCTACCTTATCGTCCCAAGTGCTACAATTACAGGGGTCAGACACTACTCCTGACAGTTTGTTCCTCACCcttgatgctggggatggaacccaggaccttgccaTGCTAAGCGTGACCCCATCAGTTGTCTCTACCACAGCCTATTCTCATTTTGTGCCTAAGGTGTCTTGAGGACCAAGAGGTAATGACAGTGACTGGGCAGCTGATGGGATCATGACCTGGCTCTGTGGGTAAGCAGGGTCCTCCTCTAAGCCGTCCTTTCTGCTCCTGACTTAATGACTGCCCAGGAGAACATCAGTGAGCTTGCCTTGGAGCCTTCTGGAAGCATGCAGAGAATAGCAGCCTGACTTGGAGGCTCCCTGGCATCCTGCCAGGCTGTTCCTGTGGACTCCCACAGCTCTCACCACTGAGAGCAGCTGAGCCTGGCATGTTTTTCGTCTTAATTCTTCCAAAAACATTCTAACACCATTACATAAAGTGTGTTAGTTAGAGTCCCTACCCCCACACGACAGCCTCCATAGTGTGGCGGCATGCTCTTGTGTCCTCTTCACCAGGCCCAGTTAAAGAGCCTTTGCCTTTCTCCCCTGCAGTAGCTAGGCCTGAGGAGAAGGTTGGGATGCCGGCATGGAGGGGAACTTGGCCCAGCAAGCAAGGATCAAGAACCATGGAAACTCTACCTGAGCTAGTGGGCTCacactgtgtgtggtggtggaggggggAGAGAATGGTGGGGTCAGGGCAGCAACTCAGCAGCCAGGTTAATCCTTGTGTCCTTTGTTTCTGGGGTATCAGGTCTGAGGTGAAGGGGTTCAGAGGTAAAAGCAGGAGAGAGGCTTTGATGCCTGGGGGCATAGAGAGCGAGCCACCTGCTCCCAGGATAGCCCATGCTGTGCCAGAGCCTAGCTTCCTCCTCCTTGGCCTCCTCCCTACTGTAGCAGCCCAGGAGATGGGATTACAGCTGCTCAAAATTCTGTTTATTGTTcccttctaattaaaaaaaaaaaaaaagaaaagaaaagaaagaaaaaagaaaaagaaaccaggcaCGTCATGGAGATTTGGGAAAATGCAAGAAAGTTCAAAGAAGGAAATGTCAGTCTTTAGCTACCTACTCCTGCTCTCCTGGAGTAGCCCCATGGACACTGTGCAGCCTCTGTGTGGGAGCCATGAGTCTGCTTGTCTGTGCTGCACATAAGTATGTACCCTTAGTGGTTTCACTGCCAGGGCTACAGACCCTGTGCACAGATATGTCAACCACATGGGGTTCGGTAAATGCTAAAGAGATCTCCAACTGATTGACGTAGACATATTAAGAAGCTGAAAGCTGAGAGGTGGTAGTGTAtgcttttaatcttagcacttgggagggagataCAGGCTGATCtctaagctcaaggccagcctgcagtaCAAATCGAGCTggaggacagccaagggctacacagagaaaccctgtttcaataaaccaatagatagataaatagataaaataaaaagaagttgtTGAAATTAGGGCCTCTTCTAGaggaacccacatggcagctcataactgtttATAACTCCATGTCTAGGAAACCTAATGTCCTCTTCGGGTCTccgtgggtaccaggcacacacatggtccccagatatgcatgcaggcaaaacatctacatacataaagtcatttttaaatatttatatataaaggtctggagagatgacccagcagttaagagcactggctgctctttcagaatcCACATAGcagatcacaactgtctataactatAGTCCCAAAAGATCTGATGCCCCTTCTGGTGTAGagatatacatatagacaaaatatgcacatgcataaataagtaattattattattttattttattttatttggttttttgaggcagggtttctctgtgtagcNNNNNtgtcctggaactcactctgtagaccaggctggccttgaactcagaaatccacctgcctctgcctcccaagtgctgggattaaaggcgtgtgccaccaccgtctggcaagtaattattttttaaaagttgtatcgATAAAGAAAAAGTTGAAATTTTGTCGTGTACTTTGCCTTCCTTTTTGTGGTATTGGGACACTGATCCCAGTGTCACCCATGCCAGGCCATTCTGCCACTAAGACTGCCCCAGCCTGagtacatttttttcctcaggtTGGCTGCAGACTCTTATGTACCTGAGGAGGACCTCCTGCCTTGCCTCCTAAGTCAGGATCACAGGTGCTCACTGCGATGCCGTGTGTGTTTTAAACGTGATTTGTTCGCTGTTACTGCTGTTGTTGCAGTCCTGAGGATGGGCTAAAGCCTGTGCAAGCCTCAGGCACTAGACCACTGAGCAACAGACAGTcgggttttttaatttttaattttgaacaaCAACCTATTGAAGCTGGAATGCCAATGATTCAAGCAGTGCCTGCCCGGGATCCTACAGCTCGGGAAgcaaagcaggaggatcaagaggtCAGAGATGCCATCAGCTGTAGACTGAATGTGAGGCTATCATAGTCCGACTACATGAGACtgtttaaaatcaaacaaaaccctcacataacaaaaaacatttaaagctAATGGGAAAGTTGTAAGGACAGTGATTcttgtccccacccccagccttctTGGTTTTTGATgtagggtctcactttgtattctaggttggtctagaactcatgGGAGTCCTGCTCAGGCTCTGGAGTACTGAGATTGTAGGTGTGATCCACTGGCCCAAGAGAACAGTGAGCACTCTTCCATTGCCCAGATTCACTGGCTGGGAACTGAGCTGTAAATGTGTCTCCAGGCAGGGACATCACCTTTGTCTctcattagatagatagatgagttgGGCATGAGGTTCTTTCCTCCAGACTGGCTCCAGGTGAAAAGCTGTGTTCTGTGACTCCCTTACTGATTTTATCACTGGAAAGAATAGAAGTTTCTGGTCTGGCTGTAGTTTGGTGGTGGAGTACTAGCCTGACCCgagggaggccctgggttcttcaacaagaagaaaatacacaCGAAAGTGAATTGAAGTCAAGCACCTGTTGCTGGCCTCTGCATGCCTGTGGGGTGGGAACAGGACTGGTTCAACTAGGGCTCATGGCTGCTCTGTCCACAGTGGAGCTCAAGATTGAAGTGGTGCTGCCAGAGAAAGAGCGGGGCAAGGAGGAGCTGTCAGCCAGCGGAAAGGGCAGCCCCCGGGGTTACCAGGGCAACGGCACAGCACGCCACTTCCATGCTGAAGAGCGACTGCCCACCCCACAACCCTATCCCAGCCCTCAGGACTGTGTGGAGGCTACTGTTTGCCATGTCAAGGACCTCGAGAATGGCCAGTGGGTGCTGGGCTGCAAGGGTGGTGGTAGGACCTGAGGTGGGGGCATGGGAGAGACCACACATGAGGGGTTGGGCTGAGGCCTTGTATGAAATGGGCTGTAGCTCTTGGCTCCCTGATGCTAAGCTTTGTGCTTCAGCTGTTCTGGGCTTCCCAAATATTGGACCCTGGGAGGAGGTGCTTACAGGAGGACATGACTAGCTTCTGGTTTGATCTCTGAGCACAGCCCCTCCCCAGGATGCGGGAAGTGGAGCTGGGCTGGGGAAAGGTGTTGCTGGTAAAGGACAATGGGGAATTCCATGCCCTGGGCCATAAGTGTCCTCACTATGGAGCGCCCCTGGTGAAAGGTAAGAAAGTGTGAGGTATACATGGGAGGTGGGATATGCCATCCATGCCTATATAGGGAGTCTAGAAGGCCCCAGGGCCTTCAGCCATTTGTGAGGGCTCCTGGGTTGGGGAGAGGTCCAGCAGGGTCCAGTCCCTTCTGGGCATGGCGCTAGACTGGCACTCATTTGTCTCTCCTAGGTGTACTGTCCCGGGGACGTGTGCGCTGCCCCTGGCATGGTGCCTGCTTCAACATTAGTACTGGGGACCTAGAGGACTTCCCAGGCCTGGACAGTCTGCATAAGTTCCAGGTAGGGCTGGGAAAGTGACATGGTGGGAGCCTGTGCTGTGGAGTCAGAGACTGAAGCATCTCAAAGTCTGGTGCTGATACTGCCCTCTCAGGTGAAGATTGAGAAGGAGAAGGTGACCATTCGGGCAAGCAAGCAGGTACCAGGGAGACTCAGGTCACCAAGGCCCAGGTTTAAGAGGAAGGGTTTTGAGGGTTAAAGACCAAGGCTGGGAGGGTATCTTGGCTGGAGATACTCTTTGGCATGAGGCAAAGCCCTGTGGTGGAAGGGAGCCTGGCGTGGGAGGGGAATGAGGGATTGTAGGATGGAGATGAGGCTGGGCTGGAACCTCAGGATCCAAGCTCCGTGCTGCGCTTCCCCACTCTCAGGCCCTGCAGCTACAGCGGAGGACAAAGGTGATGGCCAAGTGTATCTCTCCAAGTGCAGGCCACAGCAGTAGCACCAATGTGCTCATAGTGGGTGCAGGTTGGTGTGGGGCTAATGAAGGAAAGGGGGAGCTTGGAAGGTGGGAGAGGCCTTGGCCTTGGTCTATGGTCCTGTCACTCAGGTGCTGCTGGCCTAGTATGTGCAgaaacactgaggcaggagggcttcTCAGACCGGATTGTCCTTTGCACACTGGATCGACATCTGCCCTATGACCGGGCCAAGCTCAGCAAGGTAGGGATGGAACGGTGTACCCTGTCCCCAGATCCATCATGTATACATGGAGCCTTGCCTGCATGTACGCACTAGAGGTCTAGCCGAGTATTCTCTGCAGTCTCCCAAGCCTGTCTATGGTGCTTGTAAGAGATCTGGGTTTGTTGAGTTCTGTCCCAAAGCCCCAGTGTGATGCAGTGTCTTCACCCTCCCTGGGGTCTGCATCCTCTTCAGTACAATGAAATGTCAGGAgtgtaatatatatgttttaaatcttagcacctgggaggtagaggcaggtagatctctgtgagtttggtatacatagctagttccaggccagccagagctacaaacagagaccctgtctcaaaaaagttaataaataaaaataaaataaaatagccaccATCTCACCATCTGACCCTGACTCATGACCATGTTCCTCAGTCCCTGGATGCACAACCTGAACAGCTGGCCCTGAGACCCAAGGAATTCTTCCGGGCCTATGGCATTGAGATGCTCACTGAGGCTCAGGTATGAAGAAAGTGAGGACTGGGGGCAGTCAATGAAAATGTCTAAGGAAACAAGAGGCCGAGGGTACCCCTGGAGGTGTGATGGGTGCCCAGCACCGAGCCTTCTTCCTGGCAGAGGTATGGGGATAGTCTGGTCCCAGCTAAGACAAGGGAGCCTTGTGGGACTCGAAAGTATATAAAGGCTgggcgcggtggcgcacgcctcaatcccagcactcgggaggcagaggcaggcagatttctgagttcaaggccagcctggtctacaaagtgagttccagNagcctggtctacaaagtgagttccaggacagccagggctatacagagaaaccctgtctcgaaaaaccaaaaaaaaaaaaaaaagaaagaaaagaaaagaaaaagaaagaaggaaggaaggaaggaaagaaggaaagaaagaatttaaagacaaCTTTGAAGGGTCGGGACTCCCCTGAAGCTGCACCTTAGAAGTCTAAGTTCGGGTTCTGGGGGTCTTGTGGAACTCTAAGCCACAAGACCCAAGCCTGTGCTGAAAACTCTTGCTGCCCTCTGGGGTTTGCAGGTAGTCACAGTGGACGTGAGAAATAAGAAGGTTGTGTTCAAGGATGGCTTCAAGCTAGAGTACAGCAAGCTGCTGCTGGCACCAGGGAGTAGGTAGGTAAATGTCTTCTGCCAGACACTAGGCAGCTGGACATCAGCCAGGGTGGGAGAGCCTCACTGATCCCACCGAATCTTAGCCCTAAGACCCTGACCTGCAAAGGGAAAGATGTAGAGAATGTATTCACCATTCGCACGCCCGAGGATGCCAACCGCGTGCTGCGGCTCGCCCGGGGCCGCAATGCTGTTGTTGTGGGAGCAGGCTTTCTGGGTGAGTAGCTGCAGGGGAGGTGGGTAGTGGTTAGCTACCATACCCAGTCCTAGGGCGTGAGTAGAGTGCTAGCCTTGCTACTCCCTGCCCACCACCCAGGGATGGAGGTCGCTGCTTATCTGACTGAGAAAGCCCACTCAGTATCTGTGGTAGAGCTGGAGGAGACACCCTTCCGGAGGTTCCTGGGGGAACGTGTTGGTCGTGCACTTATGAAGGCGAGTCTGTTTCGATGCTTGGCCTCTAGATGCCCTAGTTGACTTGCCTGGCCCCAGGCCAGAGTCTCACCCACTATCCATGTTCCTCCTTGCTTGTACAGATGTTTGAAAACAACCGGGTGAAGTTCTATATGCAGACAGAGGTGTCAGAGCTGCGGGCTCAAGAGGGAAAGGTAGGCTTTtctctgctgttgctgctgctgctgttgctgctgctggagtCTGTGTCTCTCCCTGTGCTCAGGAGCTGTGCCCACTCAGTCACCCATTCCCTCC encodes:
- the Aifm3 gene encoding apoptosis-inducing factor 3 isoform X1, translated to MGGCFSKPKPVELKIEVVLPEKERGKEELSASGKGSPRGYQGNGTARHFHAEERLPTPQPYPSPQDCVEATVCHVKDLENGQMREVELGWGKVLLVKDNGEFHALGHKCPHYGAPLVKGVLSRGRVRCPWHGACFNISTGDLEDFPGLDSLHKFQVKIEKEKVTIRASKQALQLQRRTKVMAKCISPSAGHSSSTNVLIVGAGAAGLVCAETLRQEGFSDRIVLCTLDRHLPYDRAKLSKSLDAQPEQLALRPKEFFRAYGIEMLTEAQVVTVDVRNKKVVFKDGFKLEYSKLLLAPGSSPKTLTCKGKDVENVFTIRTPEDANRVLRLARGRNAVVVGAGFLGMEVAAYLTEKAHSVSVVELEETPFRRFLGERVGRALMKMFENNRVKFYMQTEVSELRAQEGKLQEVVLKSSKVLRADVCVLGIGAVPATGFLRQSGIGLDSRGFIPVNKMMQTNVPGVFAAGDAVTFPLAWRNNRKVNIPHWQMAHAQGRVAAQNMLAQEAEINTVPYLWTAMFGKSLRYAGYGEGFDDVIIQGDLEELKFVAFYTKGDEVIAVASMNYDPIVSKVAEVLASGRAIRKREVELFMLHSKTGDMSWLTGKGS
- the Aifm3 gene encoding apoptosis-inducing factor 3 isoform X2, with amino-acid sequence MGGCFSKPKPVELKIEVVLPEKERGKEELSASGKGSPRGYQGNGTARHFHAEERLPTPQPYPSPQDCVEATVCHVKDLENGQMREVELGWGKVLLVKDNGEFHALGHKCPHYGAPLVKGVLSRGRVRCPWHGACFNISTGDLEDFPGLDSLHKFQVKIEKEKVTIRASKQALQLQRRTKVMAKCISPSAGHSSSTNVLIVGAGAAGLVCAETLRQEGFSDRIVLCTLDRHLPYDRAKLSKSLDAQPEQLALRPKEFFRAYGIEMLTEAQVVTVDVRNKKVVFKDGFKLEYSKLLLAPGSSPKTLTCKGKDVENVFTIRTPEDANRVLRLARGRNAVVVGAGFLGMEVAAYLTEKAHSVSVVELEETPFRRFLGERVGRALMKMFENNRVKFYMQTEVSELRAQEGKLQEVVLKSSKVLRADVCVLGIGAVPATGFLRQSGIGLDSRGFIPVNKMMQTNVPGVFAAGDAVTFPLAWRNNRKVNIPHWQMAHAQGRVAAQNMLAQEAEINTVPYLWTAMFGKSLRYAGYGEGFDDVIIQGDLEELKFVAFYTKGDEVIAVASMNYDPIVSKVAEVLASGRAIRKREVETGDMSWLTGKGS
- the Aifm3 gene encoding apoptosis-inducing factor 3 isoform X4, with the translated sequence MGGCFSKPKPVELKIEVVLPEKERGKEELSASGKGSPRGYQGNGTARHFHAEERLPTPQPYPSPQDCVEATVCHVKDLENGQMREVELGWGKVLLVKDNGEFHALGHKCPHYGAPLVKGVLSRGRVRCPWHGACFNISTGDLEDFPGLDSLHKFQVKIEKEKVTIRASKQALQLQRRTKVMAKCISPSAGHSSSTNVLIVGAGAAGLVCAETLRQEGFSDRIVLCTLDRHLPYDRAKLSKSLDAQPEQLALRPKEFFRAYGIEMLTEAQVVTVDVRNKKVVFKDGFKLEYSKLLLAPGSSPKTLTCKGKDVENVFTIRTPEDANRVLRLARGRNAVVVGAGFLGMEVAAYLTEKAHSVSVVELEETPFRRFLGERVGRALMKMFENNRVKFYMQTEVSELRAQEGKLQEVVLKSSKVLRADVCVLGIGAVPATGFLRQSGIGLDSRGFIPVNKMMQTNVPGVFAAGDAVTFPLAWRNNRKVNIPHWQMAHAQGRVAAQNMLAQEAEINTVPYLWTAMFGKSLRYAEPVTCLGSQEKDPELSCGGLGQVSGVPRSETKSWGKCQLQFPRIPHRGI
- the Aifm3 gene encoding apoptosis-inducing factor 3 isoform X3, yielding MGGCFSKPKPVELKIEVVLPEKERGKEELSASGKGSPRGYQGNGTARHFHAEERLPTPQPYPSPQDCVEATVCHVKDLENGQMREVELGWGKVLLVKDNGEFHALGHKCPHYGAPLVKGVLSRGRVRCPWHGACFNISTGDLEDFPGLDSLHKFQVKIEKEKVTIRASKQALQLQRRTKVMAKCISPSAGHSSSTNVLIVGAGAAGLVCAETLRQEGFSDRIVLCTLDRHLPYDRAKLSKSLDAQPEQLALRPKEFFRAYGIEMLTEAQVVTVDVRNKKVVFKDGFKLEYSKLLLAPGSSPKTLTCKGKDVENVFTIRTPEDANRVLRLARGRNAVVVGAGFLGMEVAAYLTEKAHSVSVVELEETPFRRFLGERVGRALMKMFENNRVKFYMQTEVSELRAQEGKLQEVVLKSSKVLRADVCVLGIGAVPATGFLRQSGIGLDSRGFIPVNKMMQTNVPGVFAAGDAVTFPLAWRNNRKVNIPHWQMAHAQGRVAAQNMLAQEAEINTVPYLWTAMFGKSLRYAGYGEGFDDVIIQGDLEELKFVAFYTKGDEVIAVASMNYDPIVSKVAEVLASGRAIRKREVVYATQQNR